The Fusobacterium sp. genomic sequence GGTGTAGATAGAGCTATCCTTTTAACAGATAGAAAATTTGGAGGAGCAGATACTCTAGCTACTTCTAATACTCTTGCAGCAGCTTTAAGAAATATGGAAGCTGACTTAATAATCGCTGGAAGACAGGCTATTGATGGAGATACTGCACAAGTTGGACCACAAATAGCTGAACATTTAGGATTACCTCAAGTATCTTACGTAAAAGATATGCAATATAACACAGAAGACAATTCGTTAACAATTAAAAGAGTTGTGGAAGATGGATATTATTTAGTAAATGTTCAATTACCTGCTCTAGTTACTGTATTATCAGAAGCTAACCAGCCTAGATATATGAGAGTTGGAGGAATTGTTGAAGCCTTTAATAAACCAGTTGAAACTTGGACTTTTGATAATATAACAATAGATCCAGCAATTATTGGATTAAATGGATCACCTACTAAAGTTAAAAAATCATTTACTAAAGGAGCTAAACAAGCTGGTAAAGTATTTGAATTAGAAACAAAAGAAGCAGTAAATTTAATTGTTGAAAAATTA encodes the following:
- a CDS encoding electron transfer flavoprotein subunit beta/FixA family protein, yielding MKIVVCIKQVPDTTEIKLDPVKGTLIRDGVPSIMNPDDKGGLEEALKLKDKYGAHVTVITMGPPQAEAILREAYAMGVDRAILLTDRKFGGADTLATSNTLAAALRNMEADLIIAGRQAIDGDTAQVGPQIAEHLGLPQVSYVKDMQYNTEDNSLTIKRVVEDGYYLVNVQLPALVTVLSEANQPRYMRVGGIVEAFNKPVETWTFDNITIDPAIIGLNGSPTKVKKSFTKGAKQAGKVFELETKEAVNLIVEKLKEKFVI